From a single Hippopotamus amphibius kiboko isolate mHipAmp2 chromosome X, mHipAmp2.hap2, whole genome shotgun sequence genomic region:
- the LOC130842657 gene encoding peptidyl-prolyl cis-trans isomerase A-like — translation MVNPTVFFDIAVDGEPLGRVSFELFADKVPKTAENFRALSTGEKGFGYKGSCFHRIIPGFMCQGGDFTRHNGTGGRSIYGEKFDDENFLLKHTGPGILSMANAGPNTNGSQFFICTAKTEWLDGKHGVFGKVKEGMNIVEAMERFGSRNGKTSKKITIADCGQI, via the coding sequence ATGGTCAACCCCACCGTGTTCTTCGACATCGCCGTCGACGGCGAGCCTTTGGGCCGCGTCTCCTTCGAGCTGTTTGCAGACAAAGTTCCAAAGACAGCAGAAAACTTCCGTGCTTTGAGCACTGGGGAGAAAGGCTTTGGTTATAAAGGTTCCTGCTTTCACAGAATAATTCCGGGATTTATGTGCCAGGGTGGTGACTTCACACGCCATAATGGCACTGGTGGCAGGTCCATCTATGGGGAGAAATTTGATGATGAGaatttcctcctgaagcatacGGGTCCTGGCATCTTGTCCATGGCAAATGCTGGCCCCAACACAAACGGTTCCCAGTTTTTCATCTGCACTGCCAAGACTGAGTGGTTGGATGGCAAGCATGGGGTCTTTGGCAAGGTGAAAGAGGGCATGAATATCGTGGAAGCCATGGAGCGCTTTGGGTCCAGGAATGGCAAGACCAGCAAGAAGATCACCATTGCTGACTGTGGACAAATCTAA